CTGTATATTCCCTAGGAGCAATGGTTCCATATTCACTAATTCAGCATTTACACTGACTTTACAGACATGACCACCTTGAATAGTGAGAAGGGACCATATTTTCTAATCATCCCAGCTGGACAAAAGTGATgcacacataaatacacacattgAATTTCTCTATCTCTCAGTATGCACCACGGTAACAAATTAGGGAACATTTTTGCCTTTATTGTTGTCAAGCAGTAAGGCATGGAGAGATTAAGATATCCTCAGTCACAATATAACAGCCTggcaaaaaatccaaaaatatttacATGATTTTATTCAATCAGATGTAATGCTTACTTTCCATAATTTGCAACAAAAAGTTTCTTTCAAACTACTTGAGCATACTGAGAATTCAAACAAAAAAGGATGGAAGGACTCTATTAACTTTAAGTTCCCTTCCAAACCTGAGGTTTTAGAACTTCAGTGAGAAAGACCATCAGTGTCaagcacagagtagatgctcagtgTTCAACAAAACTTACTGAGCTACTAATTGTAGACACTCTGCTAGGCACTAAAAATAGAAGATGTTTGAATGACCTGATAAACAAATGCTTTTCCTCAGTCCATACAATTAAGAATTTaacttcatatatttattaaaaatttcttattttttgtatatttttccttcaagCTAACTTAAGGCGACTTGATTTTACGGGAAATTTGATTGAAGATATAGAAGACGGTACTTTTTCAAAACTTTCCCTGTTAGAAGAACTTACACTAGCTGAAAATCAACTACTGAAACTTCCAGTTCTCCCTCCCAAGCTTACTTTATTTAATGCAAAATACAACAAAATCAAGAGTAGAGGAATCAAAGCAAATACTTTCAAAGTAAGTATTTTATAGTATGACTGagcacaatataaaaatatcGGTTATACAGCCAATAATAacatgataaaagaaaaagaaactatggtctagaattttgttttaaaactattttaatgtaataaatgaAGATATTATTTACATGATAAATAGTGATACTTCTAGGCTTATTCAGTCTAGCTTATGCCTGTACCTCACTTAAAATACCTTTATCTTGTTTCATGGGACTACCTGGTGTcacatctttttctcttgttcacacagcaatatttatttatacagacaAAGTTTGCACCCTCGTGGCACCAACAGTCTGCAAAACCTCAAAATGGGAGtgttcctgtgtttcttttttccttacaaTATTAGTAATTTACAAACACCAGAAAAAATCATGTTCTAAAAGTaaacactgaattttatttttaatacttaaaagtaTTAGACCATAGACTTCTGTAGGTAGACATTCTTTTGAATTCCATGATGGCACCTAATACAAAATTCTGTATGTagtaaaaattacatatatttcttaatttagtaatacaagaaaataaatgcacatgaaaaggGCAAGGTGATTTCCTCTGATTTAGATAGCCAGGTTGTCTCAAAATGCAGAGCCTACAGGGAAGTAACCTCAGCCCAGGACTTCCATAACTCTATGTACTCATTCCCAGTCCTGGAAGAAACCCCAGATAAAAGGATGAGACAATCACGCTACTGTTGGCAACAGAAGACCTCGTTCAAAAGgaaggtttggggcttccctggtggcgcagtggttgagagtctgcctgctgatgcaggggacacgggttcgtgccccggtccgggaagatcccacatgccgtggagcggctgggcccgtgagccatggccgctgaccctgcgtgtccagagcctgtgctccgcaacgggagaggccacaagagtgagaggtccgcgtaccgccaaaaaacaaacaaacaaacaaaacaaaaaggaaggttTGTAGCTCCTTAGGACAACtcctagcagttcctcaaaagttaaGGGACTCTTAGGGGACTTTTAAAAACTGgactcattttaaaaacaaaaaaatgtttgtaatttGAAGATATGCAATTTGAGCAGGTAAACCTTTGAATAACTGACATGTTAAAGACCTACAGGAgtagggacttcccgggtggcgcagtggttatgaattcatctgccaacgcaggggacacgggtttgaaccctggtccgggaagatcccacatgctgtggagcaactaagcccatgcgccacaactactgagcctgcattctagagccagtgagccacaactgctaagcccgtgcatctagagcctgtgctctagaagaaaagccaccacaatgagaagcccgcacactgcaacgaagagtagcccctgcttgctgcaactagaggaagaccaagcacagcaacaaagacccaatgcagccataaataaataaataaataaatttataaaacaaaacaaaacaaacaaaaaagacccacAGGAGCTAATCAACATTTCACAAAAGGAATGTTTGAATATTTCGGATTTTACACGTGGATTACAGAAGGGATTCATGACAAGTTGGCATGAAAATGATAAACTCAGCTATTTTCTAGTTTTGCTTAATGTCCTAGGCTGCCAAAGCCACTGGTAAAATCAGGTTACTCTAATCCATGTTAAAGAGGCCCACTGGGGAAGACAGGAGCTTGGTGCCCATATGGTGAATTGTAGGATGCTTAAGAaaggattagggcttccctggtggcgcagtggttgagagtccacctgccgatgcaggggacacaggttcgtgccccggtctgggaggatcccacgtgccgcggagcagctgggcccatgagtcatggccgctgagcctgtgcatccggagcctgtgctccgcaacgggagaggccacagcagtgagaggcccgcgtaccgcaaaaaaaaaaagaaaaaaacaaagaaagaaaggattaaaataacagcaaattaattctaaaaaaaaaaaaaaattaccaaattcTGTCACAGGATGCATATCAAAGGTAAGGTAAAAGATTATTGTCAAGGGAAACTACATCTTGAGatcatattataaaattatacacaATAATGGATTACTGATCATGAAGAGTAATCCAATGTAGAGTCCTTGGGGTGTAAAAAAGTCATACTTGGCTACGTATTTGATAAACTGCTTTGGGAGACATCTTACTAACAAGCATACACATCTCTTAGGAATATTCATTTTACTACAAATTGGTGGAGCTGAAATGGAAAGTTGTGAAGGTTCAAGAGAGGTTATGGCAGTACCAGGATGCAAATATAATCCTGCATAAGAATTAACCTTATTACCTGCTCCCAAGAGAAATTTAAAGGGCCCCAGAAATTGGCATGAGGGCTGAGGCTGAATATGATGGTATTCAGAAGTGAGATGAGCGGACAGAAATGTGGGGATGCATCAGGACTCTACTGCCCTTCGTAAAGGACCAAATATACTACTTGTAAAACCAAAAGcactgaacaacaacaacaaagcaaacaaaaaaatcccaccaaACCTAAAACTACCATACCAATGATTAATAGTATTGATAtgtgtctatatctatatctatgtatttatacatatatatgtgtgtatatagtttGAATCATGTGAAGAAATGCAATGAGCTCAATAACACTTAAGCAAAAGCACCTCTTCCTTACAGAAATTGAATAACCTCTCCTTCCTCTACTTGGACCACAATGCTCTGGAATTTGTGCCTCTTAATTTACCAGAAAGTCTGCGTGTAATTCATCTTCAGGTATGATTGCTCTTTTCACATTATCTGACTTTAATTCAAATTATTATGGGTCAATCTTACGATTCATTAGGAAGCTCACTTATTTACACATAAATTTTGCCCATCAAAAGTATTAATATTTAACCAAATGTTCTCTCCTGCCCAGAGGCCCTGGTTCTATCCAGAGCACAACCAAAGGACCAGTAACACTAGGTGGGAGGTCTGCTCTTATAGTAGAATTTGTCTCCAGGTGTGCACTTGGCATCTCCTAGTTAATCTGACATGTGGATTTGAAGTTAGGGGACACTAAGACCTGTGGTTTATGTTTCCTTCTCCAAATAGCAGTAAACACTTGCTTTTGGAGACTTCCCAGCTGACTTTATTGTCCAACATCAACTTAGGGTAATAGAAAAgtgaaaagggaataaaaataaactaaaagtggTCTTTTACCATCACAAGaattcccattttttctttttatttctttaaagtatatttaagGAAACAGTACCCATTTTGAGTTGACACTCTAGAATAGGATACTTTATCCAGCTATTATAATCTTATTTATACTCAGAAATTTGTTATATGGGTTTTGCTCTTAGAAATAGCCAGTAGTCTGTTCTTCCAAAGTAATACTGTAGACTTTAAAAAGGAAGGCTCAGATTGCTCAGCAAGGGTTTTTATTACCATGAAGATATATACACAGTatgtacaatatttaaaaaatcactttttagataaaatattCTGTGAGATCTCATTACACAAAATACAAAAGGATGATTTCGGGTTTCTAAacaatttttcccttttattttctagtttaacAACATAACTTCAATTACAGATGATACATTCTGCAAGGCTAATGACACCAGTTATATTCGGGACCGCATTGAAGAGATACGCTTGGAGGGCAATCCCATCATCCTGGGAAAACATCCCAACAGTTTTATCTGCTTAAAAAGATTGCCTGTAGGGTCATACATTTAACCACTATCAATGCAGCACATAAGCTAAAGTACACACATACTTATAATCTGTCTCAACAATGTCTAAAGGAGCTTaagtatttaatattaattttgtatcctactatgAAGGAACTTATGTTTTAAGCAAGGATGTTCAAAAAACCTTACATATAACAACGAGCAAAAAGTAACAGTGAATCTCTAAGTTCAAAGCAAAgtaatgtgaaaatatttgaacagcaTTACAAAATCCCTGCAGTTTATACTGGAGTACCATTTAAAAGgtatgtttttatataaataccCAAATTTAAGATGTATTACGAAGTGAAAGGATAAGTCCGAGAAACTTTCAACTGTTTGTCTTTCCTGGCTTCTACTGGATCCCTAAAGTATTTAAGGCATATGTTCCAAACACTTTGAAAAGCTAAATATTTCCAGGGACCTCTCACTTTTCTTTTATCATTCATACATTATTCATTATGAAGTAGGaactctgttttctttctattaagGCAGCTACTATATTTTCACTTAGCCTCAGAAATAGGAATATAGTCTCATACCTAGGCAAAACTTTCCAAATAAAGCATAATTTTACTCTCTGATAAAGAGCTAATATAGTAAtgttcagttattctgctttgtgATCACACAATTAAAGGCTTTAGTAAAATAgtacaaaattttctttaatctaAATATTAACATTCTAAGTCCACCATAAAACATTTTAGGAAGCCAAGCACATCAAAATTAGCATGCTTATAAAAAAACCTGAAAGTTCATCCTGTTTCTCAGAACATAGCCATAAAATTCTCCACTGTAAAGGCTTTCAATTATGATATAtactgcaaaatattttctttttatactatAGGAATGAGAATCTCATCAATAAATTTATccaaatgtaagacatgaaaacAAAGTGAATTCTGTGGTGTTACTACTACACACCACCTTCCCACCCACCCATACACATCCATGTTCTTGAGAATAGACCACACATTCACAAGAAAGCATCTCAGCAACATTTTCTAGAGACCCATGATTAACTGGTACGTTTAAAGATGAGAATTCATCTTCAATCTAACAGTGATGATAAAGTTCCTAAAATTACTTTCCTCTTGCGCAAACGCCACTTAAAAGTCTTAGTCTCCACACTGTTTTGGGGTTGCATATAAAATGATCAGTGCTTTAGAAACAAGAGTCTGAACTGTGTACATAAAAATTGCCGACATTGTTTCCAACATAAATTATGCATTAGAATCAAGTTGGTCTCTGTATACTATTCCCAGAACAAACACTATTGGGggtttttcatttgcttctgttttttccaTACGTAGAATGACCTGTTTTTCAATTTTCCCATTTGTCAAGGTTGAccccaaaatgaaattttttcaCTAAAACACCTGTGATGTCTTAACACCACAATAATTACTGCTACAACACTAACGTGTTCACTGATTTTATTGTGGTAACTGGCAACAATAACTATTATACGGCTTTCTCATTTTGTGTGCGAGCCTCATTTCTCAGTGACTGAGAAAGCTCACTGAGCACACTGAACACATCCAATATTCCCTTTATACATTCAAAGTGCTAGCATAATAGTGTGCACATCTAAATTGAATATATAGTAAATAGtgcaaaataaaatccatttaaaCAGAAGGGCTctgttttatttggaaaaatagaatatttaaactACCACAATCTTgaataaatcaatagaaataaaCTGTAACTTTATCTGGAAAAACAAACTTAATAAAGGATTGCTGAGTGGTGGAACCAACACTGGGGAAAGGGGTCAGTACTTTCTTCCCATTTCCAGATGTCAGAATAATAATGTATTCCTATGTTCTTTATATTACTAAACTTAAAGGGGAAAAGCACCATAAAATAACTCTCAAATTTTAGAGAATTTAAAAGCCAGTGGTTTATATAAAATAGCAATTAGGAAAGAGCACTGGTTTAAAAGTCTGAATTATGGAATTatcttaaaaaatagttttgagaCTTCTAGATAAGAAGATATGAACCTAGGTACCTGACAACCTTATATACACCTTTAAGTCACAAATAAACTAATGAAGTAAAATATATGCTGATCCCCATTATCTTAAATAGATATTGCTTCATTCTTGACACTGATAATGAAACAgaggattaaaattaaaaatattttaccccTACAAACATtcctgaaagaaactaaagaagataTGCATAAATGGGAAGACATCTTGTGTTCAAGAATGGAAGACTGAATAGTTAATATGTCAGCACTACCCAAAACAACTTCAAAATGATAGGAACAGAATAAAGGGACAAAGCAGGTGATTAAACAGTTAATCCCACTATGggattgtaagtaaagaaaaagtatgggagacccctgtaagttaatgatcgctcaagaaagcaggtttgcttaaccacaaagCCAAGTATGcctgcttagcaacaaaaccatgcaacagaaacatgagacatgcccccaaacaataaacaatggtggcatgagacccacatcctgaccagtgagctcagtaagttaatgacccctaggacatgctctctgcacacataaaaaacaataatttatggaaaggtgacatttcaaagtgaaagaccctCATTGTATGGAGACCTGAAATAATATTTCCACAGTGCCATGACAGTCCTGGCTTGACCacgtagggacaagaaaactcccctgtCCAACCTAGAGGAGGAGTTAATGATGGAAGCGTGAcatctactcaagaatgaggaagaaggtggtcttttcctcctccccacttctcctttgattataaaactgtagccaaCTAAGTTCTCAGGGCGCATCACCCCCTAGCCCACCTGCTTTTAAGcctcacaagcatcctattctaataaatcacttcttatctatcactttgtctcttgctgaattctttccaCAATGAGACATAAAGGACTGGAGCTCCTTGGAACTCCCCTGAAACGCCACCTAGTGGTTTcaaaagcaatccctatcaaactcccaacgacattttttgaagaactggaaaaacccaccaaaattcatatggaatctcaagggactccaaacaccaaaaagaaatttgaaaggaagaacaaaactggaggattcacacttcctcatttcaaaatgtaactataaagctacagtaaacaaaagtGTGATACTGCTATAAGGACAGACgtacagaccaatggaatagaataataAATCCAGAAACAAACCTTTGCATATATAGTCAAATGTTTTTTGACAAAGGTGTCAAGACCActcaatgaggaaaggacagtctcttcagcaagcgatgctaggaaaactggataatcacatgtataagaatgaagttggactgcTGGCTTAcagaatgtataaaaattaactcaaactggattaaacacctaaagtTAAGagctaaactataaaactctcaggaaaaaataaagagaaaattctttaTGATGttgaatttggcaatgatttcctggatatgacaccaaaaacacaggctacaaaagaaaagaaaataaattggacttcatcaaaattaaaaatttctatgcatcaaaggacactattgAGAGAATGAAGGAATGGCaaattagtgtttaatgggaCAGATTTTtactggtgatggttgcacaacaatgtgatgTTTCTTTCCATTCTAGTAACCTTGTCACCAGCAAAGGACCAGCTCAAAGAAGCACTTTATCCTCtacaggaaaaacacaccaaTTATACTTCTACACTTGCCTTAAAAGCACCTAGAGGAAAATCAGTTTGAAAATGGGACTAGTGCTCACATTTCCCACAACCCATTCTAATGTATAAGGAAATGGCCGTATTAGGTGATTCATTACCATAACTGCCAGCAGACTCCTCAATCATTATTGTATTTTACCAATTCTGAAGAAGAGCTATTTAATTGTCCTGGTGCAAGAGCACCTGCAAGTAAACAACATAATCCTGAGCACTCCTCAAGGGACCACAGTACAGGTACAGTACAGGTACTGACATGTTTCATTCTAAAGAAAATCTTACGCTTGACAGATATTACCAGCTCAaccaaataaaatgcaaataatgatgatgatgataaaaaaaaaaagaatccaaaataaatgagaattagTACCAGTCATAAAAACAATAGTCAGGACTCAGGATTTTGAGGGAACCTGAACCTTGagatattatttatgttaactCTTTCAGAACTGGTTTCTGTGTGCATCACTGCTGTCAATAATTTGATACTATCTAACTAAGTAGGACCTGGGGGATtacaatgcagccaaatatagtTCTAGCTATGACAGAAAacaaagggaattaaaaaaaagtctctgaaTGTATATGTATCAGACCTAAGAAGCATTACTTTACAAGAATCAGACTCCAATATTTAAACttgaaatatacaataaataagaAGCTCAAAATACAGAGTGTGGCTCAGGAAGTAAAGATTACACTGTGACGTTACAAGGCTGCTATGCCTATGTCCTTCATTAGCATTTGGCATTTTACTTCAAGTGTCCTTGACAGATTACTTTTTCAAAGTGTgtactgtaaaataaatatatattttatatatatatatatacacaagacTATATTCTTTCAATATATATGGTTAACTGACTTGTACAGAAGCATTCCTCCTTCATTTATTCCAAATAACTGCAAATCTAGAAGTCagtaaaaacattttctattGTTTGAAAACTTTAAGAATGTTATCTTAAACCCCCAAATTAACATCAGCTTCACTTTCCATATATGTTTAAATTGAAAGACTTTAGACTCTACCTTGAAACGTTTAAATGTGCGCTTACGATATTCACACCATTCCACAAAGAAGTGTAGGCTTCGGAAAAACATAAACagatctcttctttcttctgctctgtaaaaataaaaggctCTATGATTAATAAATATCGTTTATTATCGTTCATTTAAGTGCTCCATCTGGCTttatattattattgctttttataGATCTGAAACTAAAGCTAAAAAAGTACttaatatatttctatacactgaaCTCTGCCCTTTGGAGTATGTGCCCCTGTGTGATTTCTCAGGCTTGAATTCcgttttctccatcttcaaatgtTTAAATCCTACCCAGCTTTCAAGATATCACACAAATGCCACTTTCTCCTTGATATCTCATTTGATGACCTGTGgtataataaagaatatatctGGTCTTTGTCACTAGTTCCTAACAGAGCTTCAAACACTCTTGGAATTCCTGAGTGACAAGAGTGCCttttttatgctaatgaggtgaatCAAGGTGGTCCCTAGGTAGCCTTAGGATGGGAACTgttcaccagaaagaccaaccaCATGATTAAAAAGTTGGAACTGTGGGCTCACCAGTTctccagggaagagaggagagctgGAGGAGTTTAATCACATGGCCAATCATGATGCCTATGTAAGGTAACCCAAATAAAACGTCTGGACAGCAAAACTCAGTGGCACTTtcaggttggtgaacatgtggatgTGCTAGGAGGCTGATGTGCCCAGATTCCACGAAGAGAGGGCACAGAAGCTCTATGTCtatcctcctcccccagcccccacggcaccccaccccacccctagaCTTTGGTCTATGAATTGTTTCCATTTGGCTGTTTCTGGGTTGTAACTTTTACTGAAGTCTAGCAGTCTTATGGAGGACTCTGCCCTTAACCTGTGGGTCTCTGCTAAATCtgggtagtgtcagaattgaactgaattacaggacacccagttggtgtcacAGAATTATTGTGTCTCACCACCACACCATATGTCCTATTCCAAAATAGCTAGAAATAATTTCATTCCTATGCCTATGAGCTCCCATAGGAATTTAGCTCAATTCTCTTAATACTATACCTATTGTTATATTGACACCTACAAACACTTCTGAGCAACTTACAGGCAAGATGCATGTgctcatttaatcattcattcaataaatgattgTGGGAGTAGAGTTCCCATTCTAGTCACAGTAGAGTAAGCACATTGAACCTGAATGTTCCCATTAATTACAATTTAGAAACATGGAAATAACACGTAAAGCAAATATTGGAAGATTCTGATATGTGGACAGAAGAAGCAAAACAGGTAGAGACTTCAGGAATTAAGGGAGGACCAGATAATGAGTTCCTTGGGGTTCATTTTTACCTCTTGTACATCCCAATCTGGATGCTAGAGcagactgaaattaaaaaaacaaacaaagggcttccctggtggcgcagtggttgagcgtccgcctgccgatgcaggggacgcgggttcatgccccggtctgggagggtcccgcgtgccgcggagcggctgggcccgtgagccgtggccactgggcctgtgcgtccggagcctgtgctccacaacgggagaggccgcgacggtgagaggcctgtgtaccgcaaaaaaaaaagaaaaaaaaaaaaaaaacaaacaaaagggccCAGGGAAAGACTGCTCCTTCTGGCCAGCAGAAGTCATACAAGATGCGGAGTGAAGACACTGGTTTTAGTGATGATTATttggacttgacaccaaaagctaaggcaacaaagcaaaaataaacacgggactacatcaaactaaaaagtctctgcacagtaaaggaaaccatcaacaaaatgaaaaggcaacttggCGAATGGGACAAAGTACTTGCAAACCAAATATCTGAtggggttaatatgcaaaatatataaagaactcacataaCCCAATAGCAAAAAATCCAAACAAGCAGATAAAACAGGCAGAGGATGTGAATAtaagcatacctcagagatattgcagattCAGTTCCAGGCCACCACAAAAAAGCAAACATCGCAATAAAGTGAATCGTACAGATTTTTTTAGTTTCCCGCATATTAAAGTTATGTTACACTATAGCTtcatgtctaaaaaaaaaaaaaaatcaaggtacaggtcttccccagtggcgcagtggttaagaatccacctgccaatgcaggggacccgggttcgagccctggtctgggaagatcccacatgccatggagcaaataagcccgtacgccgcaactactgagcctgtgctctaaagcccacgagccacaactatggagcccacgtgccacatctaGAGAAGCCgtgcactctacagcccatgctctgcaacaagagaagccaccgcaatgagaagcccacacaccacaacgaagagtatcccccactcgccgcaactagagaaagcccgtgtgccacaatgaaggcccaacacagctaaaaataataaataaaaataaattaattaatttaaaaaaacaaggtacatatcttaattaaaaaatactttaggaGTGGGGGAGAAATAGGTGCAGGGTACAAacatccagttataaaataaataagccacagagatgtaatatacagcataaggaatatggtcaacaAAATTGTAACAACTTTGTGTGGGAAtggatggttactagacttaccatggtaaacatttcataatgtatgaaaatgtcaaaacactatgtagtacacctgaaactaacataatattgtatgtctaCTGTATTTCAGCTTAAAACTAAGTTTCTATAAGATATAAATACACTTGTTATATATCTGGACCCAATCAGTCCATATCTGATTGAGGACTCCTGAATATTAAACTGATCTAATGTTcacaataaagaggaaaaagttcacaagaaaaaaaatcactttactgCTAAAAACTGCTATCCATCAGCTGAGCATTCAGcaaatctttttgctggtggagggtctctCCTCGGCATTGATGGATGCTGACTGATGAGGGATGTTTACTAAAAGTTGGCATGGCTGTGGCAACCACCACGCTTATTCTTCAAATAAGACGACAATGAAGCTTGATGCATCAAGTGACTCTCCCTTTCATGAACGATTTCTCTGTaacatgcaatgctgtttgatagcatttcacccacagaacttctttcaaaactggtGTCAAtactctcaaaccctgccactgctttctCAACTAGGTTTATGTCACAGTCTAAAtccttttttgtcatttcaacaatcttcacagcatcttcactagGAGTAGAtgccatctcaagaaaccactttctttttcttcatccataagaagcaactcctcatccattaaaaGTTTTGTCATGAGACtgtagcaattcagtcacatcttcaggctccactccTAATTCTAggtctcttgctatttccaccacacttgcagttacttcctccactgaagtcttgaacccctcaaaatCATCCACGAAGGTTGGAATCAACTagttccaaactcctgttaatgttgatctTTTCACCTCTTCcaatgaatcatgaatgttctttcttttttgtttgttttttcttttggctacgtcgggtcttaattgcggcatgtgggatctttgttgaggcatgcgggatctttcgttgcagcacacaggattcCCTCTAGCTGTTGCGtgggggttttctcttctctagttgtggtgtgcaagcTCCAGGGCacataggctctgtagtttgcagcacgcgggctctctagttgaggagcgcacaagctcagtagttgtggcacgtgggcttagctgccccatggcatgtgggaacctagttccccaaccaggggtcaaacccacgtcctctgcattggaaggtggattctttaccacttgaccaccaggaaagtcccatgaatgttcttaatggcatccagaatggtgaatcctttccaggttTTCAACTGACTTTGCCTAGATCCATCAGAAGAattcactatctatggcagctacagcctcacaaaatatatttcttttttttttttttttttttttttttgcggtacatgggcctctcactct
This region of Delphinus delphis chromosome 6, mDelDel1.2, whole genome shotgun sequence genomic DNA includes:
- the OGN gene encoding mimecan, whose translation is MKTLKSTLLLFLFVPLIKPAPPSQQDSRIIYDYGTDNFEESLFSRDYEDKSLDGKSIKEKETTIIIPDEKGFQLQKDESTKPLSPKKENDEMPTCLLCVCLSGSVYCEEVDIDAVPPLPKESAYLYARFNKIKKLTAKDFADIPNLRRLDFTGNLIEDIEDGTFSKLSLLEELTLAENQLLKLPVLPPKLTLFNAKYNKIKSRGIKANTFKKLNNLSFLYLDHNALEFVPLNLPESLRVIHLQFNNITSITDDTFCKANDTSYIRDRIEEIRLEGNPIILGKHPNSFICLKRLPVGSYI